From Xylocopilactobacillus apis, a single genomic window includes:
- a CDS encoding Jag N-terminal domain-containing protein, producing the protein MENNIYHGKDIEDAISAACSKLGVDRTEIHVEVVDPGKRGFLGFGRKEATIKVSFLKDLVASIEDPDQIDDELTKRPFTEQDEKSVQVIKKMLEDLFEEAGIIASVSFRVEDDQIVFKIDSEDYKGLIIGKKGKTINSLQSIAQTIYFHNAENRYYIVLDIDDYRSVRDAQIMTWLDQAINSVRTSGKSYRFSPMIAVERKVIIKRLSHLDDISFRVRGTFPRKYIEISKRAA; encoded by the coding sequence TTGGAAAATAATATTTATCATGGAAAAGATATTGAGGATGCAATTTCAGCTGCCTGCAGCAAACTCGGAGTTGATCGAACGGAGATTCACGTTGAAGTTGTTGATCCGGGTAAACGCGGCTTCTTAGGTTTCGGGCGCAAAGAAGCGACCATTAAGGTCAGCTTTTTAAAAGATTTAGTTGCTTCGATTGAAGATCCCGATCAGATTGATGATGAATTAACTAAACGTCCTTTTACTGAACAAGATGAGAAATCTGTTCAAGTCATTAAAAAGATGCTTGAAGACTTATTTGAAGAAGCGGGAATTATCGCAAGTGTTTCTTTTAGAGTTGAAGATGATCAGATCGTTTTTAAAATCGATAGTGAGGACTATAAGGGTCTAATTATTGGCAAAAAAGGAAAGACGATTAATTCTCTGCAGTCGATTGCGCAGACAATTTACTTTCATAATGCCGAGAATCGCTACTATATCGTTTTAGATATTGATGATTACCGCAGCGTTAGAGATGCTCAGATTATGACTTGGCTGGATCAGGCAATTAATTCAGTGCGGACGAGCGGGAAAAGCTATCGTTTTTCGCCGATGATTGCGGTTGAACGCAAGGTAATTATTAAGCGGCTCAGTCATTTAGATGATATTAGTTTTCGGGTGCGGGGAACTTTTCCGCGCAAATAT